One window from the genome of Oryza glaberrima chromosome 3, OglaRS2, whole genome shotgun sequence encodes:
- the LOC127767531 gene encoding cold-regulated 413 plasma membrane protein 2-like has product MGKGFMSYLAMKTDAAGGEAAQAALIDADLQELGVAARKLANHALVLGGGLGFGTTFLKWLAFFAAVYLLILDRTNWKTNMLTALLVPYIFFTLPGGLFSLLRGEIGKWIAIIAVILRLFFPRHFPDWLELPGAVILLIAVAPNLFASTFRGDLVGIFICLIIGCYLLQEHIRASGGFRNAFRKGNGVSNSIGILLLFIYPVWALVLNFL; this is encoded by the exons ATGGGGAAGGGGTTCATGTCGTACCTGGCGATGAAGACGGacgcggcgggaggggaggcggcgcaggcggcgctgATCGACGCCGACCTGCAGGAGctgggcgtggcggcgcggaaGCTCGCCAACCACGCGctcgtcctcggcggcggcctcgggttCGGCACCACCTTCCTCAAGTGGCtcgccttcttcgccgccgt GTACCTCCTGATATTGGATAGGACAAACTGGAAGACCAACATGCTGACCGCTCTCTTGGTCCCTTACATTTTCTTTACACTGCCTGGTGGGCTGTTCTCTCTGTTGAG GGGAGAAATTGGAAAATGGATTGCGATCATTGCTGTCATCCTTCGTCTCTTCTTTCCTCGCCATTTCCCTG ATTGGTTAGAGCTGCCTGGTGCTGTGATCCTTCTCATTGCTGTTGCCCCGAACCTGTTTGCGAGCACCTTCCGAGGCGACTTAGTTGGCATCTTCATATGCCTCATCATTGGATGCTACCTGCTTCAAGAGCACATCAGGGCGTCAGGTGGATTCAGGAACGCCTTCAGGAAGGGCAACGGAGTGTCCAACAGCATTGGCATCCTCTTGCTCTTCATCTACCCTGTCTGGGCCCTGGTGCTGAACTTTCTGTAG
- the LOC127767533 gene encoding uncharacterized protein LOC127767533 isoform X2: MENRERAGAGAVGSAGSLGLRVGQAVFSSASLLFMSVGVEFFSYTTFCNGLGDPLELYTRHDRRVLHTCRVPSSGTRCHGHCRHRRLGPGNTFTSSCQLKCGGHRSSAPIPWISLLSQILWEVSAVGDDGFLVLVPNGRFLTLQPLVHRLPVTTADC, from the exons ATGGAGAACCGGGAGAGGGCGGGGGCCGGCGCCGTCGGGAGCGCCGGCAGCCTCGGCCTCCGCGTCGGGCAGGCCGTCTTCTCGTCGGCGTCCCTGCTGTTCATGTCCGTCGGCGTCGAGTTCTTCAGCTATACTACCTTCTG TAATGGGCTTGGTGATCCCCTGGAGCTGTACACTCGCCATGATCGACGTGTACTCCATACTTGTAGGGTGCCCTCTTCGGGTACCAGGTGTCATGGTCATTGTCGTCATCGGAGACTGG GTCCTGGCAATACTTTCACTAGCAGCTGCCAGCTCAAGTGCGGCGGTCATCGATCTTCTGCTCCAATTCCATGGATCTCACTGCTCTCCCAGATTCTGTGGGAGGTATCAGCTGTCGGCGATGATGGCTTTCTTGTCCTGGTTCCTAACGGCCGCTTCCTCACTCTTCAACCTCTGGTTCATCGCCTCCCGGTGACCACTGCTGATTGCTGA
- the LOC127767533 gene encoding uncharacterized protein LOC127767533 isoform X1 — protein MENRERAGAGAVGSAGSLGLRVGQAVFSSASLLFMSVGVEFFSYTTFCYSNGLGDPLELYTRHDRRVLHTCRVPSSGTRCHGHCRHRRLGPGNTFTSSCQLKCGGHRSSAPIPWISLLSQILWEVSAVGDDGFLVLVPNGRFLTLQPLVHRLPVTTADC, from the exons ATGGAGAACCGGGAGAGGGCGGGGGCCGGCGCCGTCGGGAGCGCCGGCAGCCTCGGCCTCCGCGTCGGGCAGGCCGTCTTCTCGTCGGCGTCCCTGCTGTTCATGTCCGTCGGCGTCGAGTTCTTCAGCTATACTACCTTCTG TTACAGTAATGGGCTTGGTGATCCCCTGGAGCTGTACACTCGCCATGATCGACGTGTACTCCATACTTGTAGGGTGCCCTCTTCGGGTACCAGGTGTCATGGTCATTGTCGTCATCGGAGACTGG GTCCTGGCAATACTTTCACTAGCAGCTGCCAGCTCAAGTGCGGCGGTCATCGATCTTCTGCTCCAATTCCATGGATCTCACTGCTCTCCCAGATTCTGTGGGAGGTATCAGCTGTCGGCGATGATGGCTTTCTTGTCCTGGTTCCTAACGGCCGCTTCCTCACTCTTCAACCTCTGGTTCATCGCCTCCCGGTGACCACTGCTGATTGCTGA
- the LOC127767533 gene encoding CASP-like protein 5C1 isoform X3, with translation MENRERAGAGAVGSAGSLGLRVGQAVFSSASLLFMSVGVEFFSYTTFCFLVTVMGLVIPWSCTLAMIDVYSILVGCPLRVPGVMVIVVIGDWVLAILSLAAASSSAAVIDLLLQFHGSHCSPRFCGRYQLSAMMAFLSWFLTAASSLFNLWFIASR, from the exons ATGGAGAACCGGGAGAGGGCGGGGGCCGGCGCCGTCGGGAGCGCCGGCAGCCTCGGCCTCCGCGTCGGGCAGGCCGTCTTCTCGTCGGCGTCCCTGCTGTTCATGTCCGTCGGCGTCGAGTTCTTCAGCTATACTACCTTCTG CTTCCTAGTTACAGTAATGGGCTTGGTGATCCCCTGGAGCTGTACACTCGCCATGATCGACGTGTACTCCATACTTGTAGGGTGCCCTCTTCGGGTACCAGGTGTCATGGTCATTGTCGTCATCGGAGACTGG GTCCTGGCAATACTTTCACTAGCAGCTGCCAGCTCAAGTGCGGCGGTCATCGATCTTCTGCTCCAATTCCATGGATCTCACTGCTCTCCCAGATTCTGTGGGAGGTATCAGCTGTCGGCGATGATGGCTTTCTTGTCCTGGTTCCTAACGGCCGCTTCCTCACTCTTCAACCTCTGGTTCATCGCCTCCCGGTGA
- the LOC127767532 gene encoding uncharacterized protein LOC127767532: MGICVSCDAVAEGAATARVVMPGGELREYSQPATAAMALEEAGEGWFLCDADGVGFEGRVVAVPGDEELRPGQIYFVLPAEARRRSLTREEVAALAVKASAALVKAAAAAAASSPAGGRRRRGAVAPLVFPLPEEDDTAVAAAAPKPAVARKRRVASRGVRASKFSPDLTAIPESE, encoded by the coding sequence ATGGGCATCTGCGTGTCGTGCGacgcggtggcggagggggcggcgacggcgagggtggTGATGCCTGGCGGCGAGCTGAGGGAGTACTCGCagccggccacggcggcgatggcgctggAGGAGGCTGGCGAGGGGTGGTTCCTCTGCGACGCGGATGGGGTCGGGTTTGAGGGGCGTGTCGTGGCCGTGcccggcgacgaggagctccGCCCGGGGCAGATCTACTTCGTGCTCCCCGCCGAGGCGCGGCGCCGCAGCCTTACCCGCGAGGAGGTCGCCGCGCTGGCGGTGAAGGCAAGCGCCGCCCTCGTCAaggccgccgcagcggcggcggcatcctccCCCGCGggaggccgtcgccggcgcggcgcggtggcgccgctCGTGTTCCCGCTCCCCGAGGAGGATGacacggcggtagcggcggccgcgcccaagccggcggtggcgcggaagCGGCGGGTGGCGTCGCGAGGCGTGAGGGCGAGCAAGTTCTCTCCTGACCTGACCGCCATTCCGGAGTCCGAGTAG
- the LOC127767521 gene encoding uncharacterized protein LOC127767521 yields the protein MEVEAMEKKGHRTFAKAIKSFGSSERHKRSKSDLEDMCAKDALYASDKTCVQPKPDAVKVKVKSDINAEVQPGRGAQSFLRKEILQLEKHLKDQQVMRGALEKALGPNATAAPVNVSNENPMPKDAKELIREIATLELEVKNMEQYLLTLYRKAFEQQVPTFSPPDHRGAPKPPVPAMAAVSSQPVQLQKSPSVKASRKNNRADAMLRSSYPPPSRRTLNDPVMTDCSTSGCSSRLGESDILRCQSALSYRGICSSRISPSEDSLARALRSCHSQPFSFLEEGESTAAGVISLAEYLGTNVADHIPETPNNLSEEMVRCMAGVYCKLADPPLVHHGSSSSPTSSFSSTSAISPQYLGDIWSPNYKRESTLDSRLINPFHVEGLKEFSGPYNTMVEVPLICRDSRRLKEVEDLLQTYKLILYRLETVDLRRMTNEEKIAFWVNIHNALLMHAYLKYGVPQNNLKKTSLLVKAACKIAGRSINVAVIQSMVLGCNTHCPGQWLRTLLHPRIKSKVGKVGHVWQAFAVAQSEPLLRFALCSGSHSDPAVRVYTPKRLFHQLEAAKEEFIRATVGIWKEQKILLPKLVEAYAKDVKLSSQGLVDMVQRYLPESLRMAMQKCQQSRSSKIIEWVPHNLNFRYLLSRDLAFPHLN from the exons AAGCCA GATGCTGTAAAAGTTAAGGTAAAAAGTGATATCAACGCTGAAGTGCAACCTGGGAGAGGAGCGCAGAGCTTCTTGAGAAAAGAG ATTCTCCAGCTAGAAAAGCACCTCAAGGATCAGCAGGTCATGCGTGGCGCCCTGGAGAAAGCTCTGGGACCGAACGCTACTGCTGCTCCAGTCAACGTATCAAACGAGAATCCAATGCCAAAG gatGCCAAAGAACTTATCAGGGAGATTGCTACACTAGAGCTTGAGGTGAAGAACATGGAGCAGTATCTCCTTACCCTGTACAGGAAGGCCTTTGAGCAGCAAGTGCCCACATTTTCCCCTCCTGACCACCGGGGAGCTCCGAAGCCGCCGGtaccggcgatggcggcagtGAGCTCGCAGCCTGTGCAGCTGCAGAAATCACCCAGTGTCAAGGCATCTCGCAAGAACAACAGAGCTGACGCAATGCTGCGATCCAGCTACCCGCCACCGTCCCGTAGGACGTTGAACGATCCAGTGATGACGGATTGCTCTACGTCGGGTTGCTCTAGCAGGCTAGGTGAATCTGATATTCTCCGGTGCCAGTCTGCGTTGTCGTACCGCGGCATTTGTTCGTCCAGGATTTCACCATCGGAGGACAGTCTTGCGAGAGCTCTTCGGTCATGCCACTCTCAACCTTTCTCATTTCTGGAG GAAGGGGAGAGTACTGCAGCAGGAGTGATAAGCTTAGCAGAGTATCTAGGCACTAATGTAGCTGACCACATTCCTGAAACTCCCAACAACCTATCGGAGGAGATGGTGAGATGCATGGCAGGGGTGTACTGCAAACTTGCAGATCCCCCTTTGGTTCACCACGGCTCGTCGTCTTCGCCAACGTCATCGTTCTCCTCGACGAGTGCGATATCCCCGCAGTATCTGGGGGATATCTGGAGTCCCAATTACAAGAGAGAATCTACTCTGGACTCTCGTTTGATAAACCCTTTCCATGTTGAGGGGTTGAAGGAGTTCAGTGGACCATACAATACAATGGTTGAGGTTCCACTGATTTGCCGCGATAGTCGGAGGCTAAAAGAAGTTGAGGATCTGCTCCAGACTTACAA GTTGATTTTGTACCGGTTGGAAACCGTCGATCTCAGGAGAATGACGAACGAAGAAAAGATTGCATTCTGGGTCAACATACACAACGCCCTGCTGATGCAT GCTTATCTAAAGTATGGCGTCCCACAGAACAATCTGAAGAAGACATCACTTCTTGTTAAG GCTGCCTGCAAAATTGCTGGACGGAGCATCAATGTAGCTGTTATCCAGAGCATGGTTCTTGGATGCAACACACACTGTCCTGGACAG TGGTTACGTACTTTGCTTCACCCAAGGATCAAAAGCAAAGTGGGCAAAGTAGGGCATGTGTGGCAAGCCTTTGCCGTTGCACAATCAGAGCCTCTTTTACGCTTTGCGCTTTGTTCAGGAAGCCATTCTGATCCCGCG GTGAGAGTGTACACTCCAAAGAGGCTGTTCCATCAACTGGAGGCTGCCAAGGAGGAGTTCATCCGGGCAACGGTGGGCATCTGGAAGGAGCAGAAAATACTGCTTCCAAAGCTCGTCGAGGCGTATGCGAAAGACGTCAAGCTCTCGTCGCAGGGCCTTGTCGACATGGTGCAGCGCTACCTCCCAGAGAGCTTGAGGATGGCAATGCAGAAGTGCCAGCAGAGCAGATCCAGCAAGATCATAGAATGGGTGCCTCATAACCTGAATTTCCGGTATCTACTGTCCAGGGACCTGGCATTTCCTCACCTGAACTGA